ATATTTTCTTCCAGTCCAGTGGTTTGCAAGGATTCTTTTCAAAGAGTTCGTTGCGGAACATCGTACCCAGCATCGTACGGCATACATTGTCCAGATCTTCCATATTGATACGACCGTCTTTTGCCGCCTGAATCACTTCTTTATTATTGTAAGTATCACCGCAATTGGTCGCAATGCCGGCAGCCAATGCCTGATTGGCTGCTTCAATCTTATCTTTTGCCGTGTAATGTTTACGGGCTGTCAGATTTCCGATAGCGCCACAGTCACTGACGATGAATCCATTGAATCCCCATTCCTGACGCAATATCTGTTGCAGCAGTTCTTTGCTCTTGGCAACCGGAACTCCCATATAATCGGAATAGGCCATCATCAAAGACTGGCAGTCATAATTACGGATCGCATGACGGAACGGAACCAGATGAATCTCGCGCATTTCACGTTCGGACAGTCCTATATCATGTGAGTCACGTCCACCCAACGGGGCACCATGTCCACCGAAATGCTTGGGAGTAGTAAACAATCCTCTGGACTGGTATCCTTTGATCCATGCACCTCCTATTTGTGACACCAATACAGGGTCTTCTCCAAAGGTTTCTTCACAGCGCCCCCAACGTGCATCCTGTGCAACGTCCAACACCGGCGACCATGCCTGTTTTGTATTGGCAGCCACTGTCTCGTCTCCGATCACCATAGCCACTTCTTCCGTCAGCTTCCTGTTCCAGGTAGCTCCCATCGCCAAAGCCTGAGGGAAGATAGTAGCACCGCTACCATAAGAGAAACCATGCACCGCTTCTACCTTTGTGATAGGAGGCACGTACAAATGAGGAATACCGGGAATGCCCCATCCTTCACGGATCAGTTCCATTTTATCCTCCGGCGTCATCACTGCCAACAAACTTTCCACCCGTTCTTCTACTGGCAGTGACGCATCCATATACCGACGGTCAGTTACTTTTCCCTGACTGTCCGTCAATACCTTTTCTGCCACAAGAACCGAAATTTCTTTCAGAGAGAAAGGTTTATCCAACTTTCCCGACTTAAAATTCAGCTTGACGTGTGCACCGTATTTAGGAGTGAATTTGACTTTCATCTGTTTGTCGCTCCCTTCGATCCGGTAGTTCACGGGAGTTCCCAGATTCATGGGGTCATAAGTGACAAAGATATCCAGTACTTCTTTCAGTTCATTCTTATTGATACCCTGCATCTGAAGGTCCAGTTCACAAACATCTCCGGGCTGCTGAATGGTAAACATCAGCCATTGTTCAGCCTTTAGTGCCTGAGAAGGGATTGTCCACATCGTTTTTACATTCCTGTCAAAGGCTAAAGCAGCATTTTCCGCATTTGCAGAAGCAGATACCGATAATATATCACTCTGTTGCTGTGCCATTGCTACCGAACATGACAATAACCCTACTGCCAATATCCATTTCATTTTGTTTTTCATGCTATGTTCGTTTTTCAACTATTATAAGGATTCTATTTATCAATTGCCTGTGTATGGATCTATCTGTTATTTAGTTTGCTTCACCATTTTTATAGTGCCGTCCGGATTGTAGTACAGTTTGTCCACACAGATAGAGCGCAGCCAATCATGACCGGACAATGCACTGTTGTGATAGAAAGAATACCATTGTCCCTTGAACTCGACAATAGAGCCGTGGTTGGTATAACTATCGGTGGGTTCCATGTAAATTCCCTTGTATTCCCAAGGCCCCAAAGGCGAATCACTGATGGCATAACACATTCGGTTATGCTTTTCTCCGTCGTCGTGATTATCAGAATAAGACAAGTAATATTTTCCGTTATACTTATGTATCCAGGTCGCTTCGTGGAAGTCTGAAAGTCCCTCCATAGTCCGCATGGGCCCATCCAGTTCTATCATATTATCTTTCAGTTTGCCACCTTTGCAGGTACCACCGCCACCATTGTAGATATAGGCCTGTCCGTCATCGTCCACAAATACACAAGGATCGATCATCGGATCCATTCCCTCAATATATCCCTGTACTTTGAATCCCTCCGCAGGCTTGTCACTGGTAGCTACACCGATCTCCCAGCTATCATTCCAGTCTGTTTCGCTGGGATGAGGGAAGTAGAAATAGTAGGTGCCGTTTCTGTAAGCACAATCCGGAGCCCACATAAAACCTCCTTCTTTCCGTCCCCACGGCACTTGGTCGGAACTCAGGATTTCTCCATGATCCGTCCAGTTAATCATATCATCAGTCGAGAATACATGATAGCGGTCCATCAAGTCACATCCACGCGGAGGAGCAATGTCATGAGAAGCGTACACATACAATCTGCCATCTTCCCATACATGCGCTGACGGGTCAGCGGTATACATATGCCGAATAAAAGGATTCGGACTTTTCGTATCCAGCTTTGCACTAAATGCCACAGCTTTTTCCTTTCTTAAAATCTTAGCGGCTTCTCCCACCAATTTCAAATAATGATCGCTTTCCACGCCTTCTTCAAGGGGCACAAATGTACTTTTACCTACGGGAACCTTCTTAGCACATTTAAAGATGGCCGTCCCTTCATCTATTTCATCAAACATAGCCACGTAGATCATTTCAGCACCCGCCCGAATGGCTCCCATCAATTGCGTCCAAAGGAAAGAACCTTTATTGCGGGGAATAAACGAATTATGATCTTTCCCCTTCAGATTTCCCCATGAGAAACCGGGGAAGACCAGCGGAGCATAATCTACCTGATTCTTCTTTGCCCACTGAATATCTTCTTCCACCAGTTTCTGATACTTGGGATAAGTCGTTTCATTATAACGCCCTACAAACCAAGGCATCATGATATCACATTTTCGGATAAGCTCATGCAGGCGGGGATCTGATTCTGTGTCCCCATTCAGTGTACGCCACTGCGTAGGTACTCCAAGCATCACACTGAATCCCTGTGACTTCAAGCCGTCAATAATATGAGCGGCTTCTTTCAGCCCATAGCGACGATTATCATTAAATCCGACTCCCCAAACCGTAACCAGCGGTTTACCATTGTGATACAGATAAGAGGGGTTCTTTGCATGGTCTTTTAAAGAATAGCGTTCTGCTATTTCTGCTATGTCTTTCAGCAACAACTGCTCTTCTCCCGGTTGCATGCCGCTCAGGTCGTACATCACACAGATAGCCCGTTCGTATTTATTGGCAAATTTCATCGCTGAATTCAGTACTTTATTAAAGTGTTTCAATCCGCTTTCGTTCCGTATCTCCGTAATAAAACGCTGCATAAATACTCCGTCCAGTCCATACTCCTGCATCCATTTAAAATGTACATCAACCGTAGATTCATCATGAGAAGAAAAAACATAAGCCGGTTTACCGTCAGCAAAGGAAAACTCAGTCTTATAGAGTTTCTTATACTCCGACACTTCAGGCCAAAGGTCTACCGAGCATGACCCCGGACGAAAACCATTACGTCCATTATAATGATGCCAACCACGGCCCGAGCCGTCACCAGGGGTGTTGAACCACCCCTGATAACCTGCCATGACCAATCCTTTGTAAGAATTATACTGTTTCCCACCGGATTGTGCCATCACCCCTATTGAAAACAATAAACACACCAACAACCAATCAAACCTTTTTACCATGTTATTCTTTTATTTTTCATGTTATGTTATTACGTCTGCCAAAAAATATTTTTCAGCAAAGTAAAGGGGCATCCCTTAATAAATACCACAAAAACGAATTAATAATGACTTAAAATCGAATTAATTGAAGAAAAAGAAGAGTATTCGTAGAAATATTATACAGAAATATATAAATATCACAGATATAGTCCGCATTCTTCGTGCAGACTATCAGCCAAACAGGGCATTTATTATTTATGCGAATCAGTAGTTGGATTTTGTTCGTTTTCGATTCAGATTTGAATCAACCGCCGATTCGCATTAATAGCTAATAAAGCGAAACTAAGAATTAAGTCCGAAGATTATTCTTCTCCTGACCTCGTAAGGAACTCAGTTCAATGACACAAAAAGAGAAAGGAAGTAGTGTAGCGATAATTCATCGATTTACTTAGAAGATACAGAACTTTTCAACATCAGCACCAACATCTGTACGAAAGACATTGACTGATTATGCAGTAACTCCCGATCATTTATTAATAAATTCTTTCACCGTTTATTATAAACGTCCCCCAAGTTTATTATAAACTCGAATTTCGAACTTGCTGCAAGAAATATCAATTTTAGGCAACAAAAAGGGCCGCAATTCCCATAAAGAATCGCAGCCCTTAGCTTGTACCAGATTATCTGACAAGCATTACCCGAAGTGGGAATGCCTGCAATCTGTTATTATATAATACTTATTATCGCTCATTTTTCGTCTATATTATCAATGTTATTGAATTTTCTTCCGGTTTCTATTTACAAATATACAACATAAAAAGCGGTTTGTCAAGTCCTCCATGCTTCTTTCATACATCTGATTACAAATCGTACGGTTTTGGTTCAACTGCTGATTCACATTATTTACTTAAAATTCAAACAGATTTCTTGCGCAGTCGTATCCTTCCTCATAAAATTCCGTCAGTTTCTGTACATCCCGTTCAATCCGGTCCACCATCACCGGTTTCTGCGGACGGATAACGATGATCTTTCCTTCATCTTCCATCTGTTCCACCATTTCCAGCTGTTCATTGTAAACTGCACACCGACGACTCAATGCTTCACGCAACTTCGGATATTTCCGGTACACAAACGATGGAATACGGATATCTTTCGTGTCTTTCCGGTAACCACGATTACGGGTAAGTATAACCACATTACGGGTGTAACCGTCCGCAATAGCTCTCTGCAAGGGAATAGAGTCTACAATGCCCCCATCAAGCATCGGAACACCATCCACATAAGTGACAGGACAAACAAAAGGCAGGCTACTGGATGCCCGGACAATATCAATCACACGGCTTTTATCCCGTTTCTCTTCAAAATAGTTGGCTTCTCCTGTCATACAATTCGTGGTTACCATCACGAAACGTTCGGGAGAAGCAAAGTATGTATCATAATCATAAGGAAGAATATGTTCGGGAAATTCGTTGAAAAGTAAATCAAAGTCGAGAATGTTACGCTTCCTGAGCAGATGTTTCAGGCCGATATAATTGTATTTCTCCAGCAGGTCAATATTACTGAACTTGGCACGACCACGCTGACGGGATGCATACGACAAGCCGTTACAGGCTCCTGCCGATACCCCGATCGCATAAGGAAAACGAATATCATGATCCATTAAATAGTCAAGTACCCCACAAGTGAATACTCCCCGCATTCCGCCTCCTTCAAGTACTAACCCCGTATGTTCATCCAATTTCAAGTCTTTCATTTTTTTCTCCCTTATTCTTATTCCGACGAATAACCAGCAATGATGACAATTCCC
This sequence is a window from Bacteroides thetaiotaomicron VPI-5482. Protein-coding genes within it:
- a CDS encoding glycoside hydrolase family 3 N-terminal domain-containing protein, translated to MKNKMKWILAVGLLSCSVAMAQQQSDILSVSASANAENAALAFDRNVKTMWTIPSQALKAEQWLMFTIQQPGDVCELDLQMQGINKNELKEVLDIFVTYDPMNLGTPVNYRIEGSDKQMKVKFTPKYGAHVKLNFKSGKLDKPFSLKEISVLVAEKVLTDSQGKVTDRRYMDASLPVEERVESLLAVMTPEDKMELIREGWGIPGIPHLYVPPITKVEAVHGFSYGSGATIFPQALAMGATWNRKLTEEVAMVIGDETVAANTKQAWSPVLDVAQDARWGRCEETFGEDPVLVSQIGGAWIKGYQSRGLFTTPKHFGGHGAPLGGRDSHDIGLSEREMREIHLVPFRHAIRNYDCQSLMMAYSDYMGVPVAKSKELLQQILRQEWGFNGFIVSDCGAIGNLTARKHYTAKDKIEAANQALAAGIATNCGDTYNNKEVIQAAKDGRINMEDLDNVCRTMLGTMFRNELFEKNPCKPLDWKKIYPGWNSDSHKEMARQAARESIVMLENKDNLLPLSKTLRTIAVLGPGADDLQPGDYTPKLLPGQLKSVLTGIKGAVGKQTKVLYEQGCDFTNPDETNIPKAVKAASQSDVVIMVLGDCSTSEATNDVRKTCGENNDWATLILPGKQQELLEAVCATGKPVILILQAGRPYDILKASEMCKAILVNWLPGQEGGPAMADVLFGDYNPAGRLPMTFPRHVGQLPLYYNFKTSGRRYEYVDMEYYPLYRFGFGLSYTSFEYSNLKIQEKANGNVEVQATVKNVGSRAGDEVAQLYVTDMYASVKTRVMELKDFARIHLQPGESKTVSFEMTPYDISLLNDRMDRVVEKGEFKIMVGGMSPDYVAKNEIKHSVGYSDNKKGVTGMLNYTHEFGANFDLAVSKVEENLVKNQKTVWVSVKNTGTLMDIGKVEMFVDGKKVGDAVHYELGAGEEKLIPFKLAKENKQPVAFTTKYKMVSM
- a CDS encoding patatin-like phospholipase family protein, whose protein sequence is MKDLKLDEHTGLVLEGGGMRGVFTCGVLDYLMDHDIRFPYAIGVSAGACNGLSYASRQRGRAKFSNIDLLEKYNYIGLKHLLRKRNILDFDLLFNEFPEHILPYDYDTYFASPERFVMVTTNCMTGEANYFEEKRDKSRVIDIVRASSSLPFVCPVTYVDGVPMLDGGIVDSIPLQRAIADGYTRNVVILTRNRGYRKDTKDIRIPSFVYRKYPKLREALSRRCAVYNEQLEMVEQMEDEGKIIVIRPQKPVMVDRIERDVQKLTEFYEEGYDCARNLFEF
- a CDS encoding family 43 glycosylhydrolase translates to MLRKEKAVAFSAKLDTKSPNPFIRHMYTADPSAHVWEDGRLYVYASHDIAPPRGCDLMDRYHVFSTDDMINWTDHGEILSSDQVPWGRKEGGFMWAPDCAYRNGTYYFYFPHPSETDWNDSWEIGVATSDKPAEGFKVQGYIEGMDPMIDPCVFVDDDGQAYIYNGGGGTCKGGKLKDNMIELDGPMRTMEGLSDFHEATWIHKYNGKYYLSYSDNHDDGEKHNRMCYAISDSPLGPWEYKGIYMEPTDSYTNHGSIVEFKGQWYSFYHNSALSGHDWLRSICVDKLYYNPDGTIKMVKQTK